One genomic region from Jilunia laotingensis encodes:
- a CDS encoding SGNH/GDSL hydrolase family protein: MRTFYLALISLFLLCGESTAQDWANLTRFQAKNEALGTPAKGEKRVVFMGNSITEGWINTCPEFFEGRPYINRGIGGQTTPQMLIRFRQDVINLHPKVVVILAGTNDIAGNTGPSTLEMIEDNLASMAEIAHANGIKVILCSVLPAYDYPWRKGMEPNVKIPELNKWIKNYAEKNKFIYLDYFSAMVDEKNGMQADLSGDGVHPNKKGYEIMQPMVEKAIAKALK, translated from the coding sequence ATGAGAACATTTTATCTTGCACTTATCAGCCTATTTCTTTTGTGCGGAGAATCTACCGCACAAGATTGGGCCAATTTAACACGGTTTCAGGCAAAAAATGAAGCCTTGGGTACTCCGGCAAAAGGAGAGAAACGGGTAGTATTTATGGGAAACTCGATTACGGAGGGATGGATTAATACCTGTCCTGAATTTTTCGAAGGACGACCTTATATCAATCGGGGGATAGGAGGACAAACAACTCCCCAAATGCTGATCCGCTTCCGCCAGGACGTTATCAACCTACACCCCAAAGTAGTAGTAATACTTGCCGGAACAAATGATATTGCAGGAAACACAGGACCATCCACTTTGGAAATGATAGAAGATAATCTGGCTTCAATGGCTGAGATCGCCCATGCTAATGGTATTAAAGTGATTCTCTGTTCCGTACTCCCTGCTTATGATTATCCTTGGCGCAAAGGAATGGAACCTAACGTAAAGATTCCCGAACTGAATAAGTGGATCAAGAATTATGCGGAAAAGAACAAATTTATCTACCTAGATTACTTCTCTGCAATGGTCGACGAGAAAAACGGGATGCAAGCCGACCTGTCAGGTGACGGTGTACATCCCAACAAAAAAGGGTATGAAATCATGCAGCCAATGGTAGAAAAAGCCATTGCGAAAGCATTGAAATAA
- the lipB gene encoding lipoyl(octanoyl) transferase LipB codes for MKTIVTDWNLVPYAEAWQRQTEWFDNLILAKQKGEDYENRIIMCEHPHVYTLGRSGKENNMLLTEAQLEKIGATLYHIDRGGDITYHGPGQLVCYPILNLEEFGLGLKEYVHVLEEAVIRVCESYGISAGRLEKATGVWLEGNTSRARKICAIGVRSSHFVTMHGLALNVNTDLRYFSYIHPCGFIDKGVTSLRQELGHDLPMSEVKQRLEAEIKALLIAL; via the coding sequence ATGAAAACGATTGTAACAGACTGGAATCTTGTTCCGTATGCCGAAGCATGGCAACGGCAGACGGAATGGTTCGATAATCTTATCCTCGCCAAGCAAAAAGGAGAAGATTATGAGAACCGTATTATCATGTGCGAACATCCGCATGTCTATACGCTGGGGCGTAGCGGAAAGGAAAATAATATGTTATTGACGGAAGCTCAATTGGAAAAAATAGGTGCAACCCTTTATCACATAGACCGGGGAGGAGATATTACTTATCATGGCCCCGGACAGTTGGTTTGCTATCCGATTTTGAATCTTGAGGAATTCGGACTTGGGCTGAAAGAATATGTTCATGTATTGGAAGAGGCCGTTATCCGCGTTTGTGAATCTTATGGCATCTCTGCCGGTAGACTGGAAAAAGCAACCGGGGTTTGGCTGGAAGGAAACACATCCCGTGCAAGGAAGATTTGCGCAATAGGGGTCAGAAGCAGCCACTTTGTAACGATGCACGGATTGGCTTTGAATGTAAATACCGATTTGCGCTATTTCAGTTATATTCATCCTTGTGGGTTTATTGACAAAGGCGTCACTTCACTGCGTCAGGAATTGGGACATGACCTCCCGATGTCCGAAGTGAAGCAACGCCTTGAAGCAGAAATCAAAGCACTTCTTATTGCTTTATAA
- a CDS encoding heavy metal translocating P-type ATPase, translating to MGTVTKKVFPVLNMHCAGCANNVEKIVRKLPGIVDATVNFATNTLSVSYEADKLTPGEIRAAVLSGGYDLIVEEENLREERQEEAQQQHYRKLKRQVIGAWIFAVPMLLLSMVFMHVPYSNEIQLLLTLPVLILFGGSFFTGAWKQAKMGRSNMDTLVALSTSIAFLFSVFNTFFPEFWYSRGVEPHVYYEASVVIIAFVLTGKLLEERAKGNTSAAIKKLMGLQPKVARILRNGIEEEVLIDQLQVGDLVVVRPGEQIPVDGIVSEGDSFVDESMISGEPIPVEKKKGDRVLAGTINQRGSFIINASQVGSETVLARIIRMVQEAQGSKAPVQRIVDRVTGIFVPVVLGIAVLTFILWIVIGGMDYFSYAMLSAVSVLVIACPCALGLATPTALMVGIGKAASQHILIKDAVALEQMRKVNVVVLDKTGTLTEGHPTVSGWLWAVTQEDYFKGVLLAAEQKSEHPLAGAIVASLQGEEKVVPAHLDSFESITGKGVRVIYKGDLFWVGSHKLLKDFNASLPDVMADMMVQYESEGNGIIYFGRENQILAIIAVSDPVKPTSAEAVKELRQQGIDICMLTGDGQRTALAVAGKLGIDRFVADALPDDKQEFIRELQLQGKTVAMVGDGINDSQALALADVSIAMGKGTDIAMDVAMVTLMTSDLLLLPKAFNLSRQTVKLIHQNLFWAFIYNLIGIPIAAGILYPLYGILLNPMLASAAMAFSSVSVVLNSLSLGRRK from the coding sequence ATGGGTACTGTTACAAAGAAAGTGTTTCCCGTGCTGAATATGCACTGTGCGGGGTGTGCTAATAATGTTGAAAAGATTGTCCGTAAATTGCCGGGTATCGTGGATGCAACGGTAAATTTTGCTACAAATACGCTTTCTGTTTCTTATGAAGCCGACAAACTGACTCCGGGAGAAATCAGGGCGGCTGTTTTATCGGGTGGTTATGACCTTATTGTTGAAGAGGAAAACCTTCGCGAAGAGCGTCAGGAGGAAGCACAGCAACAGCATTATCGCAAATTGAAGAGGCAAGTCATCGGTGCGTGGATTTTTGCCGTTCCCATGTTATTGCTTTCTATGGTCTTTATGCATGTGCCTTATTCCAATGAGATACAATTGCTACTCACGCTTCCCGTTCTGATTCTTTTCGGTGGTTCGTTCTTCACTGGTGCCTGGAAACAAGCTAAAATGGGACGAAGTAATATGGATACATTGGTAGCTTTGAGTACATCCATCGCTTTTTTGTTCAGTGTGTTCAATACTTTTTTCCCGGAGTTCTGGTATAGCCGCGGAGTGGAGCCACACGTCTATTATGAGGCTTCTGTTGTTATCATAGCATTTGTTCTGACAGGCAAATTGTTGGAAGAACGGGCAAAAGGCAATACTTCCGCTGCCATTAAAAAGTTAATGGGACTTCAACCGAAGGTCGCCCGTATCTTACGTAACGGGATTGAAGAGGAAGTCCTTATCGACCAACTTCAGGTCGGTGATTTGGTTGTAGTTCGTCCGGGAGAGCAGATTCCGGTGGACGGTATCGTTTCCGAGGGAGACTCTTTTGTAGATGAAAGTATGATCAGCGGTGAACCCATTCCTGTGGAGAAGAAGAAAGGCGACCGGGTACTTGCCGGAACAATCAATCAACGTGGCTCTTTCATTATCAATGCGTCTCAGGTAGGTTCAGAAACCGTACTTGCCCGTATCATCCGTATGGTACAGGAAGCTCAGGGAAGTAAGGCTCCGGTGCAACGCATCGTCGACCGGGTGACAGGAATTTTTGTACCTGTAGTGTTGGGCATAGCCGTGTTGACTTTTATTCTTTGGATAGTCATCGGTGGTATGGATTATTTCTCATATGCTATGCTTTCCGCTGTGTCTGTACTGGTAATAGCCTGTCCGTGTGCATTGGGGCTTGCAACACCTACTGCCCTTATGGTCGGCATCGGGAAAGCTGCCAGTCAGCATATTTTAATAAAGGATGCGGTTGCCTTGGAGCAGATGCGTAAAGTAAATGTGGTTGTTCTGGATAAAACGGGGACTTTGACCGAAGGTCATCCTACTGTTAGCGGTTGGCTGTGGGCAGTGACACAGGAAGATTATTTCAAGGGTGTTTTGCTTGCTGCCGAACAGAAATCGGAGCATCCGCTTGCCGGAGCAATTGTAGCCTCTTTGCAAGGAGAGGAGAAAGTCGTTCCTGCTCATTTGGATAGTTTTGAAAGTATTACCGGAAAAGGGGTGAGAGTGATTTATAAAGGTGATCTGTTCTGGGTGGGTAGCCATAAATTGTTGAAAGACTTCAATGCTTCTTTACCGGATGTGATGGCAGATATGATGGTTCAGTATGAATCGGAAGGAAATGGCATCATCTATTTTGGTCGTGAGAATCAGATATTGGCGATCATCGCTGTATCCGATCCTGTGAAACCGACTTCGGCCGAAGCTGTGAAAGAACTTAGACAACAAGGAATAGATATCTGCATGTTGACAGGTGACGGGCAACGGACAGCATTGGCAGTGGCAGGCAAGTTGGGCATTGACAGATTTGTTGCGGATGCGTTGCCTGATGACAAGCAGGAATTTATTCGTGAATTGCAATTACAAGGTAAAACGGTAGCTATGGTAGGCGATGGCATTAATGATTCGCAAGCTCTTGCACTGGCGGATGTCAGCATTGCGATGGGCAAAGGTACCGATATTGCGATGGATGTAGCGATGGTGACGTTGATGACTTCCGATTTGTTGTTGTTGCCGAAAGCATTTAACTTATCCAGGCAGACCGTGAAGTTGATTCATCAGAATCTGTTTTGGGCATTTATATATAACCTTATAGGAATTCCTATTGCAGCCGGTATATTATATCCCCTCTACGGCATATTATTGAATCCGATGCTTGCAAGTGCAGCGATGGCTTTTTCGAGCGTGAGTGTTGTGTTGAACTCCTTAAGTCTCGGACGGAGAAAATAA
- a CDS encoding heavy-metal-associated domain-containing protein gives MKVKRMMVAFAMILSGLTAVMAKDIRTAVFKVSQMHCENCERKVKNNIKFEKGVKEFSTDLKTKTVSITYDADKTNVDKLKAGFEKFNYKAEFVKETKKEEKK, from the coding sequence ATGAAAGTAAAAAGAATGATGGTCGCTTTTGCGATGATTTTATCGGGTCTCACGGCTGTGATGGCGAAAGACATTCGTACGGCTGTATTTAAAGTGTCACAAATGCATTGCGAGAATTGCGAACGTAAGGTGAAAAACAATATTAAGTTTGAGAAGGGCGTAAAAGAGTTTTCTACCGACTTAAAGACGAAGACCGTATCAATCACCTATGATGCTGACAAGACGAATGTTGATAAATTGAAAGCAGGGTTTGAGAAGTTCAATTACAAAGCTGAATTCGTGAAGGAGACGAAAAAAGAGGAAAAGAAGTAA